One window of the Shimwellia blattae DSM 4481 = NBRC 105725 genome contains the following:
- a CDS encoding MFS transporter: MSVTDEKAANGALQRTYKKIYRHLMPLLIVAYIISFIDRTNIGMAKATMSVDIGLSATAFGLGAGLFFLTYAVLEIPSNLFLTRVGARRWIARIMITWGIISCAMAFVTGPTSFYVMRLLLGAAEAGLYPGIIYYLTLWFGREERARATGLFLLGVCLANIIGAPLGGLLLTLDGMAGWHGWQWMFFIEGLPAVLLAFVVWRKLPDKPADARWLNGDDLRLLNAALEKDTREASHTPGRFSLKAALTTRLFLLLVLIYFTHQFSVYGLSYFLPGIIGSWGQLTPLLIGLLTAIPWIAAAAGGILLPRFARTEQRSRSMLVAGYLIMATGMAIGAIAGHGVALAGFSLAAFMFFAMQSIIFNWLPSIMSGHMLAGSFGLLNCLGLCGGFLGPFILGAFEDRTGVATSGLWFAVGLLIVGALVSVFIQTTPAAVAGQNARARQ, translated from the coding sequence ATGTCCGTAACAGATGAAAAAGCAGCAAACGGGGCGCTACAGCGCACCTATAAAAAGATCTACCGCCATCTGATGCCGCTGCTGATTGTGGCGTACATCATCAGTTTTATTGATCGCACCAATATCGGCATGGCGAAAGCCACCATGTCTGTGGATATCGGCCTTTCCGCCACCGCCTTCGGCCTGGGGGCCGGGCTGTTTTTTCTGACTTACGCGGTGCTGGAGATCCCAAGCAACCTGTTTCTGACCCGGGTCGGGGCGCGGCGCTGGATAGCCCGCATCATGATAACCTGGGGAATCATCTCCTGCGCTATGGCGTTTGTGACCGGGCCCACCTCCTTTTACGTGATGCGGCTACTGCTTGGCGCGGCGGAGGCGGGGCTGTATCCGGGCATTATTTACTATCTGACGCTCTGGTTCGGGCGGGAAGAGCGCGCCAGAGCCACGGGGCTGTTTCTGCTGGGGGTGTGCCTGGCCAATATTATCGGTGCCCCACTGGGCGGGCTGTTATTAACCCTTGACGGTATGGCGGGCTGGCACGGCTGGCAGTGGATGTTCTTTATTGAGGGGTTACCGGCGGTGCTGCTGGCCTTTGTGGTGTGGCGCAAACTGCCGGATAAACCCGCCGACGCCCGCTGGCTGAACGGCGACGATCTGCGACTGCTCAACGCCGCACTGGAAAAAGACACCCGGGAAGCAAGCCATACACCGGGCCGTTTTTCCCTGAAAGCCGCGCTCACGACCCGCCTGTTTTTATTACTGGTGCTGATCTATTTTACGCACCAGTTCTCAGTCTACGGGCTGAGCTATTTTCTGCCGGGGATCATCGGTAGCTGGGGGCAGCTGACACCGCTGCTGATAGGCCTGCTGACCGCCATTCCGTGGATTGCCGCCGCCGCGGGCGGTATTCTGCTGCCGCGTTTTGCCCGCACTGAGCAGCGCTCACGCAGCATGCTGGTGGCCGGGTATCTGATTATGGCAACGGGCATGGCGATCGGCGCTATCGCCGGGCACGGTGTTGCGCTGGCTGGCTTCTCACTGGCCGCATTTATGTTCTTCGCCATGCAATCCATCATCTTTAACTGGCTCCCCTCAATCATGAGTGGCCATATGCTGGCGGGCAGCTTCGGCCTGCTTAACTGCCTGGGCCTGTGCGGCGGGTTTCTCGGGCCGTTTATCCTCGGCGCATTTGAGGACCGCACGGGGGTGGCCACATCCGGCTTATGGTTTGCCGTCGGGCTGCTTATTGTGGGGGCGCTGGTGTCGGTATTTATCCAGACCACCCCGGCGGCGGTCGCGGGCCAAAATGCCCGGGCCAGGCAGTGA
- a CDS encoding CdaR family transcriptional regulator: MIITTALANEIVARAMAIIHHNVNVIDHRGQIIASGERHRIGGQHEIAREVIRTGKRICIHNAAQAARFQNVHPGINHPIIYDDRVVMVVGISGNPAAISRYAELAVLTAELLVRQAAEMRETNWQQRLHDTLFCQYLEQGTAPAGQEALQRLGELGFVFDTPLMPVVVTVQAGQYPLSDILSTLLREFSQLSGVRDVILLGSNEILLLNTLAEPRETLLQAVEFVLSNQISHYHIGVGVQASSAPDIREAIRFARSVIDVGSKVQPQRQIYYFRDMAMLCLFRVLEDSYMVNFFINNIRQLLEHDSGDVLLDTLSSFIANNAEPGKTSLQLGIHRNTLTYRLQQIKKHIQLDPMVFTDLTQLAVSVHCYRRQYPRQSEWIDALS, from the coding sequence ATGATTATTACGACGGCGCTGGCTAATGAAATTGTCGCCCGGGCAATGGCGATAATTCACCATAACGTGAACGTGATTGACCACCGCGGGCAGATTATTGCCTCCGGAGAACGTCATCGTATTGGCGGGCAGCACGAAATCGCCCGCGAGGTAATACGCACCGGTAAACGCATCTGTATTCATAACGCCGCGCAAGCCGCGCGTTTTCAGAATGTGCACCCCGGGATTAACCACCCGATTATTTATGACGATCGGGTGGTGATGGTGGTGGGGATCAGCGGCAATCCGGCGGCAATCAGCCGCTATGCGGAGCTGGCGGTGCTCACCGCGGAGCTGCTGGTCCGCCAGGCGGCGGAGATGCGCGAAACCAACTGGCAACAGCGCCTGCACGACACCCTGTTTTGTCAGTATCTGGAACAGGGCACGGCGCCCGCAGGCCAGGAGGCCCTTCAGCGCCTGGGGGAGCTGGGCTTTGTGTTTGATACCCCGCTGATGCCGGTGGTGGTGACGGTGCAGGCCGGGCAATACCCGCTAAGCGACATACTGAGCACGCTACTGCGGGAGTTTTCGCAGTTATCCGGCGTAAGAGACGTTATTTTGCTGGGCAGTAATGAGATCCTGCTCCTCAATACCCTCGCAGAGCCCCGGGAAACCCTGCTCCAGGCGGTTGAGTTTGTTCTCAGTAACCAGATAAGCCATTACCATATCGGGGTAGGGGTGCAGGCCAGCAGTGCCCCGGATATTCGCGAGGCCATCCGTTTCGCTCGCTCGGTTATCGACGTGGGCAGCAAGGTGCAGCCACAGCGCCAGATATACTACTTTCGCGATATGGCGATGCTCTGCCTGTTCCGGGTGCTGGAAGACAGCTATATGGTGAATTTTTTTATTAATAATATTCGCCAGTTACTGGAGCATGATTCCGGAGACGTTCTGCTGGATACGCTGAGCAGTTTTATTGCCAATAATGCCGAGCCGGGGAAAACATCACTGCAACTGGGTATTCACCGCAATACCCTCACCTACCGGTTGCAGCAAATAAAAAAACATATCCAGCTTGATCCGATGGTGTTTACCGACCTGACACAGCTGGCCGTGTCGGTACACTGCTATCGCCGGCAATATCCCCGACAAAGCGAATGGATCGATGCATTAAGCTAA
- a CDS encoding HlyD family type I secretion periplasmic adaptor subunit produces MKKHIKNSAENMPGGVDIQLMPPLRRGLFIIILGVGGFLLWAVQAPLDAGVVADGTVTVSGNRKTIQHLSGGRVTDILIKEGDTVKKDQVLIRLDKMQVEMRYSALSAQYITAKTIEDRLIAERDGLDNIQFNVLLTKNFALNKRLQEVRLLQSKLFTIRRQTIQDELTMIQETLEGLAAQTENLNTIKSYRDRQFSLINKELSAIRTLSAKNFYPKTQLLVLEREAAEISGSVSEDILNISKLKSQQNEFKIKAYQVRHQYLREVESELTKNQKEIAVLEDELISTRHELDNTEIRSPINGVVLDVKVNTVGGVIQPGEDLMDIVAAGQQLQIDAKIPVHAIDKLTPGLTVDVLFPALNHALLPSVPAMVRTVSADRLIDEVTQQPYYLAQVQVSEEGVNLLGDYKIKAGMPASVTIKTGERTFLSYLFKPLIARLEMAFKEH; encoded by the coding sequence ATGAAAAAGCATATCAAAAATAGTGCAGAAAATATGCCCGGTGGTGTGGATATTCAGTTAATGCCCCCTTTGCGCCGTGGGTTGTTTATTATTATTCTGGGGGTAGGCGGTTTTTTACTGTGGGCGGTTCAGGCTCCGCTGGATGCTGGCGTTGTCGCCGACGGAACAGTTACGGTTTCGGGGAATCGTAAAACTATTCAGCATCTGAGTGGCGGGCGCGTTACAGATATCCTTATTAAGGAGGGTGATACCGTTAAAAAAGATCAGGTGTTAATTCGGCTGGATAAAATGCAGGTGGAAATGCGTTATAGCGCATTAAGTGCCCAATATATAACAGCAAAAACAATCGAAGACCGACTGATAGCTGAACGGGATGGCCTGGATAATATTCAATTTAATGTACTACTGACAAAAAACTTCGCACTGAATAAGCGCCTTCAGGAGGTCCGGCTGCTGCAATCTAAATTATTTACTATTCGCAGGCAAACAATTCAGGATGAACTCACTATGATTCAGGAGACACTGGAGGGGCTTGCTGCGCAAACAGAGAATCTGAACACAATAAAAAGTTACCGAGATCGCCAGTTCTCCCTTATTAATAAAGAACTGAGCGCCATCAGAACACTCAGTGCAAAAAATTTCTACCCAAAAACCCAACTGCTGGTTCTGGAGCGTGAAGCGGCTGAGATCTCAGGCAGCGTTTCTGAAGATATCTTAAATATTTCAAAACTAAAATCACAGCAAAATGAATTTAAAATAAAGGCTTATCAGGTGCGCCATCAGTACCTGCGTGAAGTTGAGTCTGAGCTGACCAAAAACCAGAAGGAAATTGCCGTTCTGGAAGACGAGCTTATCTCAACACGCCATGAACTTGATAACACTGAAATTCGCTCTCCGATCAACGGTGTTGTGCTGGATGTTAAAGTCAATACCGTGGGGGGAGTGATCCAGCCGGGCGAGGATTTAATGGATATTGTCGCTGCCGGACAACAGTTGCAAATTGATGCGAAAATACCGGTCCATGCCATTGATAAACTTACCCCGGGCCTTACTGTTGATGTGTTATTCCCGGCCCTGAACCATGCCTTATTACCTTCGGTTCCGGCTATGGTAAGAACCGTATCGGCAGACCGGTTAATTGATGAGGTAACACAGCAGCCTTACTATCTGGCGCAAGTACAGGTATCTGAAGAAGGTGTAAACTTGCTGGGGGATTATAAAATTAAGGCGGGAATGCCTGCCAGTGTAACGATAAAAACCGGAGAGCGGACCTTTTTAAGTTATCTATTTAAGCCGTTAATCGCCCGACTGGAAATGGCATTTAAAGAGCATTGA